A region of Oceanicoccus sp. KOV_DT_Chl DNA encodes the following proteins:
- a CDS encoding SDR family NAD(P)-dependent oxidoreductase: MVFTVHSTTDEVVADLELSSTVAIITGASGGLGAETARALAAKGATVVLVARDADKLAAQAQEIISSTGNAKVFNQVMDLADLDSVRSAAQTLLETYPVINVLINNAGIMACPYSQTVQGF; this comes from the coding sequence ATGGTATTTACCGTTCATTCAACTACCGATGAGGTTGTCGCTGATTTAGAGCTGAGCTCTACTGTGGCAATCATCACCGGCGCTTCCGGCGGTTTGGGTGCGGAAACTGCCCGGGCGTTGGCCGCAAAAGGGGCGACGGTGGTGTTGGTGGCGCGAGATGCTGACAAGTTAGCTGCGCAAGCGCAAGAGATTATTAGCAGTACGGGTAACGCCAAGGTCTTTAATCAGGTAATGGATTTAGCGGATTTGGATTCTGTGCGTTCAGCGGCGCAAACGCTGCTTGAAACTTACCCGGTGATCAATGTGTTGATCAATAATGCAGGCATTATGGCTTGTCCTTATAGTCAAA